A segment of the Bos taurus isolate L1 Dominette 01449 registration number 42190680 breed Hereford chromosome 19, ARS-UCD2.0, whole genome shotgun sequence genome:
AGGGGGAAGGCAGGAGGTAGTGGGTGAGCAGGTAGAGCAGACCGACAATGCCAGCCAGCCCCGTGAGGACCCCGAGCCGCAGTGGCAGGTACTCCAGGGAGTGCTCCAGCTCCGCGTGCAGGAGGACCACCTGGCGTTTGGTGACGCTCCACTCGCCCGAGTTGTCTACAACGTGGCGGGCCATGCGGGCCTTGTCCTTCAGGGGCAGCTGGGCCTTGATCCGGGCCTCCGCGTCCTCACGGCTCAGGTTGTTCCGCCGCATCAGCCGGGCCAGCTGCGTGTCTCGGTCACTACGGACCAGGCAGAAGGGCTGCTCAGGCACTGCAGGCTCTGGACTTCCTCCTCCCTTGTTACAGGGGTGGGCAGCCCTGGAAGCTCGGGCttccccccacctcaccccactcTTCATGAGCACCCTAGCACCACTGTGGGCTACCTAAGCCCCTTAGTATAAATGGGGAGGGGAAAGAGGGGCAGCAGCTGTTTTCTGCCATCTAGGGTCTCTCTGCTTGGCTACCAGGCCTGAGATTCCTTGGTTTTAAGATGGGAGGATTTGGTCACCTGGAATCAGCGACATCCTGCATCCTTGGATGGATGACCTTTACTGAAAGGCCTGGGTCTGCAAGCTAAATGTGTCCTGCAGTTCCCCTGGGGACCAGGGCCTGCGGCATAAAAATCAGCTTCCTGGGCTTCCACAAAGAGccctctcctcttctccccacacccaccccgGCACATTCAGAGCACAAGGACTGTGCTGAGACGGTGGCCGCTGGGCTGGAGGGCACGGAAGAAGAGAGATGCCCCAACATGCTTCCAACAGGAGCAAGGACTTGAGAACTGGATCCCCTTAGCCcttgggacaggactgagcactgcACAGTAGGCCGAGCAGCACCCAGTCTCCCAGTTCcagagaaaatacaaagactgcCTCTCTTGCCCGCTCTGATGTTACTGCCTGGTCCTTCCTCAGCAAGCTCCCTGTCCTGCTTTGGCTACACAGGCATCGTCCAGCTGTCCTCTGGAGCAAGGTCATCTCTACCAGCCCCCTAGCTCTCTGACTGCCTAAGCCCCTAGATGGGAACAAGGGGGTAAAAGGCTGCAGCAGCTGTTTTCTGCCGTCTGGGGGTATCTCTGCTTTGCCACTAGGCCAGAGTTTTTCCAGTTATAGGATGGGAAGATCTGATGACTACAGTTTAGTCCCTTTAGTCTACTTGTGGCCTAGACCTGAGGACCTCCTGGGATGTCAAGACAGAAAGGACAGATATAACCTGAACACTAGCCAATTCCAAAGTCACTGAGGACCGAACGTGACAGAGTCATTTCTGGCTGACCAATCAAGGAAGAACTTGTATAAAGATGGTGTTTGTACTGGCCTTGAAAAGTTGGTAGGACTTCTGACTTCCTTTGTTAGGAGGATAGCATGCTGTCAAGGTCATGGGGCCAGTTCCCATCAGGCTGAGAACAAGGACTATATGCAATCCTTGTCAGGGACTCTGCAGATCTGTGGCTGGGAAAGTCTGGCTGAGAGAATGGAGACGGCTTGGGGCCACAAGTGAGCATTCATCCTTTAGAGGGTGAGGCTGAGACCAGTGGGCCTCCCGGGATGTGAAGGCAGAACTCGCCAACGGCCCTGCCTGGAGCTCAGCAGGAGTCCCATGTGGTTAGTTTAAGGACTGATGTTGTTTGGGGTAAGTGAATTTTTGCCCAAACATTTACCCAACAATTGGCAAGCTCCTCAAAAAAGTGAATAATCACATTTTGGTATAATCACACTTTGGTAAATCCCCCATATTAGCTCAAATGCCCAAGGGGTAGTTTGCCAGTTAAAGGAGTCCATGTGGGGATGGACTTATTTTTGTTGAGTGTAGATTCCTTTTATGAAAGACAGATAATCCTTCATTTATCTCCTgggtactctcaagagtcataCAACCACATATGATAACAGCGGGGGATGTATGGTACCTGGGATGCTGGGAAGGCTCTGGCCAGTGAGTGGGGCTGGAGGATCTCCTGGGAAGCTGGCAAATCCACAAAGCCCCATCTATCTGCCAGGAGCCACAGCTGTCTCTTGGCAAAAGGAAAGCATgggaggaggaaggtgggaaACGCAGGCCTGAGTCACCTGGTGACTGCAGATGCAACCAGGTCCTAATTTGTTTACTCaggacaaagaatctgcctgcaaagcaggagacctgggttcaatccctgagtcgggaagatcccctggaagagggaatggaaacccactccaggattcttgcctgtaaaattccatggacagaggagcctggcagggtacagtccatggaatcacagtcagacacgactgagcgactaacactttcacttaaacATGATACTCcgaggtgggttttttttttttttttttctgatccctTGGTACAAAGTTTGGAATTATATTAAAACTCCAAGGCAAAGAGAACTGTTTTCATGGAGTCTGCTTGGCCTCAGTTGACAGTCTTTCCCAAACAGGGAACAAAGAAGCCAGAGAGGCTACAGGTTTACACGGGTAGACACAGGCCAGCGAGGGAGAGACGAGGAGGCCTGAGTCCCTGCTCCAGCGGGGGAGAGAAGAGGAGGCCTGAGTCCCTGCTCCAGGCTCAGTAGATTCAGGCTGCCTTTAAATGACAGCCCAGGGCTAGGAGCTGGGAGGGCAAGTGATGCTGGGGGCGCTGAGCACTCCAGGCCCTGCCTCCGGTGTTCCAGGAGCCTCCCCTGCATTAGTCTCTTGAGAAACACCCTGTGCCCAAAATACCTGCAGAGCCAAGGGCCCACCTCTGTGTCTGCTGTATCTGTGGGTGGCATCCCGGAAGTTTCTGGAAGGCAGAGACACCCTGAAGCCTCATCTACACTCACACCCCACTGGGACTATGACTCATTTTCTCTGACAGTTTGATCCTCTTGTTTGCCAAACCTGGATGCCGGTCTGCTCCACATCCTGAGGGATTCTGAGAACAAAGCACCTTCTTTAGCTGAGTTCTGACAGCTCCCTCTCTGCAACTTTCAGTTCATACATATTGCCAGTGGGTGACCCTAGACAAATTCTGTAACTCCTGCCTTGAGTTTCCCATACCCAAGAAATATCAACTCCTGTCCTGACTACCTTATGTTGAGAGGTAAATTGATGTGGGAGCTGTTTGGAAAGTTGAGAAGCGTTACAGGAGGGAAAAGGAAACCACTGAATAAGAACATGGTCCCCCAGGGCAGGGCCCAGCATCTGGGCTGAAATGCCTCCAAGAACCAGCAGGGGGAGCCCTTCCCAAGCACTAGAGAGACACCTGGGGGCCAACACTTCCCCCATCCACCCCAGGCATATCTGGGCCTGGCTCTATAGAGGTCAGTTTCTACAGGCTCAGGGCACTGCTACCCAAACCCCCTGGGCCTCCTGGTCACCACGTGGGGAAAGGGTAAAATGCGATGGGCCATTTCACAGGTACGCGCCTTACCCAGGGGGTGCTCCTTTCCAGCCTCGGTGGGGCCAGGCCATGCCACACACTCACCAGTATACCACCACGGTGTGCTTCATGTACTTGAGCAGTTTCTTGGTCTCAAAAAGCAGGGGGATGTCCAGAATCACGTAGCGGTATCCTGGGAAGAGGCCAGGAAATGCACAAACTCAATTCTATAAAGCACACACAGGACTGCATGCTCAGTGTGGGAATGAGCCAAAACCACTGTCCCCCACCATCAGGAGCTCCCCAGCAGAGTGGGGAGACCTTCTAAGGAAAGGCATAACCTGAATGCtcctgctaagtcgtttcagtcgtgtctgactctgtgcaaccccatagacagcagcccaccaggctcccccgtccctgggattctccacgcaagaatactggagtgggttgccatttccttctccaataacctGAATGCTAGCTGGTTCCAATGCCACTCAGGACAAAATGTTGCAGAAAGTCATTTTGGGGTGGATGATCCAGGAAGACCTTATAGAAAGGATGGCATTTGTAGTGGCCTTGAAAAGCAGGTAGGACCTCTGAGATTTGAAAATGAGGTGGGCGGAGGTGAGGGTTCCAGGAATGGGAGCGGCTCTGGCTGAAGTGGAGGCCTGGAGCAGAATGAGGCGAGGCTGACAAAGCGGTCACAAAGGGTTGAGTCCCCTGATCTGAAACCCAAAGAGTTGCCATTTCTGAACAGGGGAGATGACACAGCCGAATTATAGGAGACTGGAGAGAGTTTCTGGGAGTAGCTGGGTCCTTTCTGCCCTATTTCACCCACCTTTCctcaaaaaaagaggaaaaggggcttccctggtggctcagtggtaaagaacccgcctgccaatgcaggggacatgggcttgattcctggtcccggaagatcccacttgccaaggggcaactaagccagtatgccacaactactgaccgCAGGCTCTGGAATGTaagagctacaactactgaagcccgcgcaccctagaggctgtgctctccagcaagagaagccaccacagtgggaagcctgaacaccgcaactagagagtaacccccacttgccacaactagagaaagcccagtacaagcagcaacgaagacccagcacagccaaaaataaattaattaaattaaaaagagaggTTCTCCACCCAGGAGCCAGGTCCAAGCCTGGCTCCCTGCTGAAAAGTCCTGCAACGCTATCTATAGATTCTCCCCAAAAAACTCATACGTGGGCAGCAGGAGCTGCCCCAAAGGAAAGAGGCTGCTTCGTGGCATCAGAGGTAGAGCTCCAGCCAGGGAGTACATGTACTGGTCTGGAGGTGGTGGGGTGGTTATGACTAATACTATAGAACCAACTCCCGCAGGGTAAAAGACGCTGTCTAGCCCGCCTactattgtgttggccaaaaggttcgttTGGGTTTTCCTGCAACATCCGATGAAAAAGcctgaatgaactttctggccaacccaatacaagcCAAGGCCAGTCAAGGGGGCGGCACCCTCACCCACTGAGCAGACACGTCCCTGAGCTTCTCACCCAGAAACGCTTTGGGCTCCTAGTTCTCGACACCAGTGACCACTGTATAAGTGTCAACAAGCTGGCATGGGTCCAGGAGCAGTGAGAAAGGGCTGGGCGCTGGCTCTGGCCTAGAGACGCCTGCCTGGCTTGGACGATGCCCCACTGCGAACACTTCCAACCACACGTGGTACCATCCCAGGGGCGTCACAGGGCAGCTGCGCTCCAGGTGGTACAGGGGACGCGGTGACCCAAGCCTCTGGGTTTCCTGTTCCTCAGGGCTCGATGCTCAGGAAGCCCAAGAGACGCTTTCAGGTAAAGCCAGGGTTGAGGGAACGGGCTTTGGGACGTGCCTTGGTGTGCGGCCCCTGCTGTCTCACTTCGGCCCCATTACCAAGCCTCGCCTATGTCGGTGGTTGAAAGGATGACCCACCTCACAGGAAGATGGTTAAGGACTACGAGAGCAAAAGTCTGTAAACCACTCAGCTCCCCGTCACCCAGACCCTCACTTGAGGCTCCACAGATGACGGTTGCTATTACTACCATTACCAGTGCTCCTGGAGGAAGGAGGCCGGCAGCGCGGGCTCCCCGCTCCTCCCCAGCCCAGAGCAGGAGCCGAGTCCAGATCCTCCCGGGCCTTTTATCTCCCTTTTCTGCTCCACTCCCATCCCTTTCTCTCCCGTCACTGTCCTTTCTCCTCGGCCCCTCTCGGGAGCTTGCGGCCAGCTCTTTGGTTCGCTGGCAAAGGGCTATTCAGCTGTCACATCGCTCCTGCTTGATAAGCTCTGCAAACCATCCTGACTCTATTAAGACATCCGTCTGCCTACGCGGAGACCTCCCAACAGCTGGTGATCTTATCTGACGTTTGATTATACCAACTCTGACAGTTGTATTTGTTATACTCATCAGGGGAAAACTGGGACTGAGGAAGCCACAGCTGTCATCCCCATTTTTCACCTTATCGAGCTGAAAAGAGCTTCCTGGCTTTTATTTAAGTGGTGGTggttggggagaggggaggctggGTAGATGACACAGTGGGAGAACTTTGGAGCAGGTGACATTATCTGATGTGTAATTTTATGAGGGGAGAGCTGCTGCCACCCTGAAGCCCTGAAGACATACATACTCACACCTGGCCTGGGAGAGATCTCGAAAGGGCAGGAATGAAAGGCAGAAGGCCCCACTCCCGGTTGAGGGACGGGCAGGGCGGTGGGGGGCAGGAGCAGTGCAGGGGAGGACAGAAGGGGTCCTGGCACAGACACAAGAGGCAGGACAAAGGCAGCAAGAGTCCAGAGACTCTCCTTGAGGGAGACGGTGGGGAAAGAGGCCTGCAACAAGGAGATGGGGAGCAAAAGCTGGTCTGGTAGGGAGGACATCCAGACCAGTTCCTGCCCGGCCAGGGCTCAGGGGCAGGGAAGGGAGTATCAGTGTCCAGGCTGTCTGTCAATTCATCCCTTTCCTTCTGTAGGGAGGTACTGGCCAGGGCGGTGGGGTCAGGGGGGAAGGTCCCCACTCTGTACATGAGAACCTGATGCATGAGAGAATTTGGCCATGATTATAGTGCAAAAGCCTGGAAAAAAACACGAAGGCTCCTCATAGCCTCCAGGAAGCAAAGTCTCAGCCTCGTGACTGGTGACTGACGGCAGACAAGCAGGCAGGCCTTCAACTCAGAGCCTGGGCTGGAGGCTCCAAGTCCCAGAGGCTGGCAGGCAGCTctgcagggccctgggccagCCTGTCGCCTGATCCCAAGCCAGGTTCTGGGctctcccccttctcctgggGGCTGACCCCATCCTGGACAGTAATGATCAGGCCACCCCTACCCCATGCCGCCCTGAAGAACAGTGCTTGGAATGCAGTGTATGGCTTGGGAAAAGGCTGCCACAGACCCTGCTTTACAAATATGCTCCCCTCCTTTAGACCTGCCTCATCACTTGGCTGGCCCCGCACATGCCCGGCTAGCTCTCTCCACTGAGGCCCAGCCCTGAAGGATTATCCTCCACTGGAATTCACCCCTGCCAGCCCTGGCCATGCTGGAGCCTCCTACCTTCCACCCTGCAAACTTACTCCCCCAGGCAGCTCAACCAGCACCAACTCTGACCACGGTTTACATTTGCTTGGTGACCCACAGTCATGGTGTGGACTCTTAGTCCCTAAGAACTTTCGAGATGGTATTATTAGCTTCACTTTGCGGAGGAGGAAACAGGCAGAGGGGTGGGCTCACTCTGACAGTCATGCAGCTGGAAACCATGAGGGCTGGGACTTAAACTCTGGTCTTACGACTCCATTATTCGTCAAGTATTATATTCcctgaagcttccctggtggctcctcgggaaagaatccacctgcagtgtaggagatgctggtttgatccctttgtcaggaagatcccctggagaaggaaatggcaacctgctccagcattcttgcctacaggtttccatggacagaggagcctcgtgggctacagtccatggggtcacaagagtcacacaagacttagcaactaaaccacgaCAACAACATCATTATTACTCCCACCCCTATGAGAAAAATCAGCTTCCTGGAGTTCAGGGCTCAAAAGCCTCAAGCACCTCTTCTCGTTAAACTGTCCACTCCCTTAAGAGTTGAGGAACATCACTTCATCTTTCTGGGGCTGGTACCCGGCTACACAGGGGATGCCAATGAGCAGAGTGAATTTGACAGCCTGCATGAAAACtggttcctccctccatggacAATCTCTGCACAGAAGGGTTTGAGCCTGGAGGAACCGGCTCTGCCCTGCCTGGTCCCAGGTCCAGGACTTACCCCGAAGGAAGTACTTGAAGGTCTCTTTCATCATTTCCTTGCAGATCTCAGGATGGGTGATACTGTTGAGCAGGTGCCGCCGGTCGGGCTGGTTAAAGATCAGGTCGCCCAGGACCTTGCGATCGATGTCCCCGTTCTCCAGCAGGACCTCGGTGCCAAAGGCCTCCACAATGCGCCGGTGGGCCGGGTATCCCGGCTGGACAACTGGGGCAGGAAGAGGAACCTGGGTCATTCTCTGGAGCCTCCAGGCCAACAAGGACACTCCCAGGGGCTACAGGCAAAATGATGGGGCAACCCAGGGGTGCTTCTTTCAGCTGGAGCAAAAACAAAATGAGGgagacttccttgatggtccagtggttgagatccacctgccaatgcaggggacgtgggttcgatccttggttcgggaagatcccatgtgctgaggGAGCCACTAAGCCCACatgccgtaactactgagcccgtgtgtcTAGAGtctgtgccccacaacaagagaagcaccacactcagaagcctgtgcaccgcaaccagAAAGCAGCCTTctttcactgcaactagagaaaagcctgtgcagcaatgaagaccaagtgtagccagaaataaataagtaatgttttaaaaatcagaggaGGGAAAGCAGTTAGGGAGGGGACCAGAGTACACAGAATCCCTCGTGTTGGtcatggggtgaggggagggggagggaag
Coding sequences within it:
- the DCAKD gene encoding dephospho-CoA kinase domain-containing protein; amino-acid sequence: MFLVGLTGGIASGKSSVIQVFQQLGCAVIDVDIIARHIVQPGYPAHRRIVEAFGTEVLLENGDIDRKVLGDLIFNQPDRRHLLNSITHPEICKEMMKETFKYFLRGYRYVILDIPLLFETKKLLKYMKHTVVVYCDRDTQLARLMRRNNLSREDAEARIKAQLPLKDKARMARHVVDNSGEWSVTKRQVVLLHAELEHSLEYLPLRLGVLTGLAGIVGLLYLLTHYLLPSP